From a single Methanofollis sp. W23 genomic region:
- a CDS encoding NosD domain-containing protein, with product MRLVGMVIAAAMLLLLLTLVITPAAAEPLTDYRHIHVQVSNDGNARFNTFGNDTYYVKCDGGGLNAMHITNDASVRGGQVTISSDQSGTFYLTNTGGRGYNDEVILLLAVNGTIPDDFAVHIKSSGYRWEPGSIDDKEYVAGAVDESFGKEDFIYGPQIWRPSTQPDYPFFYGQDMTDTENTFNFMFIDLCLGQFYGDENTTDLGAVRIDYSFENLETFAAFDNYGYCKASNQDEGISWTNRVAGSGSSGYSVIGVPAPTEPTLTTITVSPETATLLVNENQTFTAMGYDQDGNEMPEVAFAWSSSNETVGTVNETGYFEALSSGTTTVFAVSGDVEGSAAVTVTALPQELTTIEVSAAPEQVLYPGEGHQFTATAYDQEGNEMPGITFAWSSSNETVGTVNETGCFEALVAGTTTITAENGAVNGTVEIPVETPPDWSFDLSGAEEKNVSRSGFIDLANEHPAEYTDYSSNTWGGVDLRVLVGMVDDDDPATLNTALAEKGYTIIVKGERRSRPFTLEIPSTDLIGEKQMVVANTMNGQEIRPGTFGREVYWPLKFLGGSREISALTEIELSLPKPSEIRVTPSEAVLKVGETATFSAETFDQYGNAIPDTPFAWSTDDESLGTIDENGLFTAVAGGSLNVTATYAGATGTAAVRVVPAGHEPATLYIDASGSGDYTTIQDAVTAAYDWDTIVVRDGTYNETVTVDKCLTIRSENGPEKTILNAPDPTAKVLLITTKDVTISDLTITGSSQSYRGLAVLVKDVEGVTFSGNIIKNNWNALFFDGCSGCVVRDNTFVKNAFGVHCERTSDSTIVGNEGVDNNYGAYILNGCTGLTVSGNTFTGGATGINIGRECTDNLVAENTLCHISSTGIRIDGAENRFTNNTIDDIPFYGIYLQNTGDNVFTGNVINASARAVGLIGGYNNVFVGNVFSNPTYWALYLGGATTKDNVFYLNDFVNVPTPTSAEVKQVWLSPEPVTYTYEGNTYTARLGNYWDTYTGVDKEGDGIGDEVYQIDGVNEQFGPLVKPKENYLVSAQPENGTASGKVSLKVPGCTFSAGEGGKKIAVDTSLVDSTLSDDGSEVTIYRGAYTLVFMTDGSATMAGGQITGNVTGISLIPRQLVLESAEAGLVGGSMVVNLTALPEDAVLAATLSVHPSAGVESAFTRTLNKQGLKNRGIASLLHVEKTGLEDGAEIANATIVMNVSKAWVDAVGGPGNVRILRLGEDGRSSVLNTICAGLNDQYGYGFCADSPEGLCDFGLVAVTNAAAPPASHSSSSSSGGSSNVAAISGSIPAGESQTFAVSKTAITRITVEAYDAIDDLLVTVQKASLTKDVPAPEGPTYQLIETALYHTDASAIDTVTLEFAVPTTWLKEHDLSTGKIVLLGYENDGWKPLKTTFVKEENGQALYSAEASGFSYFAIASGETTSATGQADETETPTPVVTDTPAPVEETTVPAKAAPTTQKSPVPWFLSIAAIGALFLVKRD from the coding sequence ATGAGGTTAGTGGGAATGGTCATCGCTGCAGCGATGCTCCTCCTCCTGCTAACTCTTGTCATCACACCGGCAGCGGCCGAACCGCTGACCGACTACCGGCACATCCATGTGCAGGTATCAAACGACGGAAATGCACGATTTAACACCTTCGGGAACGACACCTACTATGTCAAATGTGATGGCGGGGGCCTGAATGCCATGCACATCACCAATGACGCTTCAGTCAGAGGTGGTCAGGTCACGATCTCGTCTGACCAGTCCGGCACCTTCTACCTCACGAACACCGGTGGCAGAGGCTATAATGACGAAGTCATCCTGCTGCTTGCAGTGAATGGGACCATTCCTGACGACTTTGCTGTCCATATCAAGTCCAGTGGATACAGGTGGGAACCTGGTTCTATAGATGACAAGGAGTATGTCGCAGGAGCTGTTGACGAATCCTTCGGCAAAGAAGACTTCATCTATGGCCCGCAGATCTGGAGGCCATCCACTCAGCCTGACTATCCCTTCTTCTATGGCCAGGACATGACTGATACTGAGAACACCTTCAATTTCATGTTCATTGACCTCTGCCTCGGGCAGTTCTATGGTGATGAAAACACGACAGACCTCGGTGCAGTCAGGATTGACTACTCATTCGAGAACCTGGAGACCTTTGCGGCTTTTGACAACTACGGCTACTGCAAAGCTTCCAACCAGGATGAAGGCATCTCCTGGACGAACCGTGTGGCCGGATCAGGGAGCAGTGGATATAGCGTCATCGGAGTGCCTGCCCCGACGGAACCGACGCTGACTACCATCACTGTCTCTCCCGAGACTGCCACCCTCCTCGTCAACGAGAACCAGACTTTCACCGCAATGGGCTATGACCAGGACGGGAATGAGATGCCTGAGGTCGCCTTTGCATGGTCGAGCAGTAATGAGACGGTCGGCACAGTCAATGAGACTGGATATTTTGAGGCTCTCTCCTCAGGAACGACGACAGTCTTTGCTGTGAGCGGTGATGTCGAAGGAAGCGCGGCGGTCACGGTCACGGCTCTTCCCCAGGAACTGACCACCATCGAGGTTTCTGCAGCACCGGAACAGGTCCTGTACCCCGGCGAGGGACACCAGTTCACCGCCACCGCCTATGACCAGGAAGGCAATGAGATGCCTGGCATCACCTTCGCATGGTCGAGCAGCAACGAGACGGTCGGTACCGTGAATGAGACCGGGTGCTTCGAGGCCCTGGTTGCCGGCACCACGACGATCACTGCGGAAAACGGTGCAGTAAACGGAACAGTCGAGATCCCCGTCGAGACGCCGCCGGACTGGTCGTTCGACCTCAGCGGTGCCGAAGAGAAGAATGTCAGCAGGTCTGGATTCATCGACCTTGCAAACGAGCATCCTGCAGAGTACACCGACTACTCCTCCAACACCTGGGGTGGCGTTGACCTCAGGGTGCTTGTCGGAATGGTCGATGACGACGACCCAGCCACGCTCAACACCGCCCTCGCAGAGAAGGGCTATACGATCATTGTCAAGGGCGAACGGCGCAGTCGTCCCTTCACCCTGGAGATCCCGAGCACCGACCTGATCGGTGAGAAGCAGATGGTCGTTGCCAACACCATGAACGGCCAGGAGATCAGGCCCGGCACGTTTGGCAGGGAAGTCTACTGGCCCCTGAAGTTCCTCGGCGGATCGCGCGAGATCTCCGCCCTCACCGAAATCGAACTCTCTCTCCCCAAACCCTCCGAGATCAGAGTCACCCCCTCTGAGGCGGTGTTGAAGGTCGGTGAGACCGCGACGTTCAGTGCAGAGACCTTCGACCAGTACGGCAACGCAATCCCGGACACGCCATTTGCCTGGTCGACCGACGACGAGAGCCTCGGCACCATCGATGAGAACGGACTCTTCACTGCCGTCGCAGGCGGGTCGCTCAATGTCACGGCAACATATGCCGGTGCCACCGGCACGGCGGCGGTACGGGTTGTGCCGGCAGGTCATGAACCCGCAACCCTGTATATCGACGCCTCCGGCAGTGGCGACTACACGACTATCCAGGACGCGGTCACCGCGGCCTATGACTGGGATACCATCGTTGTGAGGGACGGAACCTACAACGAGACCGTGACGGTCGACAAATGTCTGACCATCAGATCAGAGAACGGCCCTGAGAAGACCATTCTCAATGCCCCGGATCCGACTGCAAAAGTTTTGCTGATCACCACCAAAGACGTCACCATCTCAGACCTCACCATCACCGGCAGTTCGCAGTCCTACAGGGGCCTTGCGGTCCTGGTGAAAGACGTTGAAGGAGTCACATTCTCAGGCAACATCATCAAGAATAACTGGAACGCGCTCTTCTTCGACGGGTGTTCCGGTTGCGTCGTCCGCGACAACACCTTTGTCAAGAACGCCTTCGGCGTCCACTGTGAACGGACCTCCGACTCTACGATCGTCGGCAACGAAGGCGTCGACAACAACTATGGGGCCTATATCCTGAACGGATGCACCGGGCTCACCGTGAGTGGGAACACGTTCACCGGTGGAGCGACCGGGATCAACATCGGGAGAGAGTGCACCGACAACCTTGTTGCTGAAAACACCCTCTGTCACATCTCGTCAACCGGGATCAGGATCGATGGTGCTGAGAACAGATTTACGAACAACACCATCGACGATATTCCCTTCTACGGGATCTATCTCCAGAACACCGGTGACAACGTCTTTACCGGCAATGTGATCAATGCATCCGCCAGAGCAGTCGGTCTGATCGGCGGTTACAACAATGTATTCGTCGGGAACGTCTTTTCGAACCCGACGTACTGGGCGCTCTACCTCGGTGGAGCCACGACAAAGGACAATGTCTTCTATCTGAACGATTTCGTGAACGTCCCAACCCCGACCTCTGCCGAGGTCAAGCAGGTCTGGCTGTCCCCCGAACCAGTCACCTACACCTATGAAGGGAACACCTACACCGCCCGCCTCGGCAACTATTGGGACACCTACACCGGTGTCGATAAGGAAGGCGACGGGATCGGAGACGAGGTCTATCAGATCGACGGTGTGAACGAACAATTCGGCCCGCTTGTAAAGCCGAAGGAGAACTACCTTGTATCAGCCCAGCCTGAGAACGGCACGGCGTCCGGGAAGGTCTCGCTGAAGGTACCGGGATGCACGTTCTCTGCCGGTGAAGGGGGGAAGAAGATCGCCGTCGACACCTCCCTTGTGGACAGCACCCTCTCTGACGACGGGAGTGAGGTCACGATCTACCGGGGTGCCTACACCCTGGTTTTCATGACCGACGGCAGTGCTACCATGGCGGGTGGGCAGATCACCGGGAACGTCACCGGCATCTCGCTGATCCCGCGGCAGCTCGTCCTTGAGTCCGCTGAAGCCGGCCTGGTCGGCGGGTCGATGGTCGTAAACCTCACTGCTCTTCCTGAGGATGCCGTGCTCGCCGCCACGCTCAGTGTCCACCCCTCTGCAGGGGTCGAATCGGCGTTTACCAGAACTCTCAACAAGCAGGGCCTGAAGAACAGGGGCATCGCCTCTCTCCTTCATGTCGAGAAGACTGGGCTTGAAGACGGTGCGGAGATTGCCAATGCCACGATCGTCATGAATGTGAGCAAGGCGTGGGTCGATGCAGTCGGTGGGCCCGGCAATGTCAGGATCCTCCGTCTCGGCGAAGATGGCCGCAGCAGTGTCCTGAACACTATCTGTGCCGGTCTGAATGATCAGTATGGATATGGGTTCTGTGCCGATTCGCCGGAAGGTCTCTGTGACTTTGGACTTGTTGCGGTCACAAATGCAGCAGCACCGCCAGCATCGCACTCTTCCTCTTCCAGCAGTGGCGGAAGTTCCAACGTCGCCGCGATCTCTGGCTCCATCCCTGCCGGGGAGTCGCAGACCTTTGCGGTGAGCAAGACAGCGATCACGAGGATCACGGTCGAGGCCTATGACGCGATCGACGACCTCTTGGTGACGGTGCAGAAGGCGTCTCTCACGAAGGACGTGCCAGCGCCGGAGGGCCCGACCTATCAACTCATCGAGACCGCCCTCTACCACACCGATGCATCGGCCATCGACACGGTGACCCTTGAGTTTGCGGTGCCGACGACCTGGCTCAAGGAGCACGACCTCTCCACCGGCAAGATCGTTCTCCTCGGGTACGAGAACGATGGGTGGAAGCCGCTCAAGACCACGTTCGTGAAGGAAGAGAACGGCCAGGCCCTGTACTCGGCCGAGGCCTCCGGGTTCTCGTACTTCGCAATCGCGAGCGGCGAGACCACCTCTGCCACCGGACAGGCCGATGAGACGGAGACGCCGACTCCGGTCGTGACCGATACACCTGCACCGGTCGAAGAGACGACCGTGCCGGCGAAGGCGGCGCCGACGACGCAGAAGTCACCGGTCCCCTGGTTCCTCTCCATCGCCGCGATCGGCGCCCTTTTCCTCGTGAAGAGGGACTGA
- a CDS encoding MoxR family ATPase — protein MQNNTIQTEEGTAQIQECRDALIQVKKEMQQVIVGQEETIRDLLTALVAGGNVLLEGVPGLAKTLTVRTLAACTACSFARIQFTPDLLPSDITGTTVYRQHDGVFSLVKGPVFHHIVLADEINRAPPKVQSALLEAMQERQVTIQGETCALPDPFFVLATQNPIESEGTYPLPEAQTDRFLFKLIMDYPGVEDEVEILDRFAARTEVAPACILGVPELKTIQATARAVRADPAVREYAARIVDATRHPDRYALESGEYIEWGASPRATLSLVLGAKARALLEGRAYIVPHDIKAVAHNALRHRILLTYTADACGIRSDAIIDEVLGVVEVP, from the coding sequence GTGCAGAATAACACAATACAGACAGAAGAAGGAACCGCACAGATACAGGAATGCAGAGACGCCCTCATACAGGTAAAAAAGGAGATGCAACAGGTGATCGTCGGGCAGGAGGAGACGATCAGAGACCTCCTCACCGCCCTCGTCGCGGGGGGCAACGTCCTCCTCGAAGGAGTGCCGGGCCTGGCAAAGACCCTCACCGTCCGGACACTCGCCGCCTGCACCGCCTGCTCATTCGCGCGCATCCAGTTCACCCCTGACCTCCTCCCCTCGGACATCACCGGCACGACCGTCTACCGCCAGCACGACGGCGTCTTCTCCCTGGTGAAAGGACCGGTCTTCCACCACATCGTGCTGGCAGACGAGATCAACCGCGCCCCGCCGAAGGTCCAGTCGGCCCTCCTCGAGGCGATGCAGGAGCGGCAGGTCACCATCCAGGGTGAGACCTGCGCCCTGCCCGATCCCTTCTTCGTCCTGGCCACCCAGAACCCGATCGAGTCCGAAGGGACCTACCCCCTCCCCGAGGCCCAGACCGACCGCTTCCTCTTCAAACTCATCATGGACTATCCAGGAGTGGAGGACGAGGTCGAGATCCTCGACCGGTTTGCCGCCAGGACCGAGGTCGCCCCCGCCTGCATCCTCGGCGTTCCTGAACTCAAGACGATCCAGGCCACCGCGCGCGCCGTCCGCGCCGACCCGGCGGTGCGAGAATACGCCGCCAGGATCGTGGACGCCACCCGACACCCGGACAGGTATGCCCTCGAGAGCGGGGAGTACATCGAGTGGGGCGCCTCGCCGCGTGCCACCCTCTCGCTGGTGCTGGGGGCCAAGGCCCGCGCCCTCCTGGAGGGGCGTGCCTACATTGTCCCCCACGACATCAAGGCCGTCGCCCACAATGCCCTGCGCCACCGCATCCTCCTCACCTACACCGCAGACGCCTGCGGGATCAGGAGTGATGCGATCATCGACGAGGTGCTCGGCGTCGTCGAGGTGCCATGA
- a CDS encoding DUF58 domain-containing protein gives METVADLIARVRPVPLMALLEAGGTFAGGHRSPLIGQGIEFAGIRAYVPGDDVRAIDWKVTARRADPYVRVFTEDREMSLYIAVDCSASGGYAGAGQKDRTIIDAAAALVLGAESCGDRVGLCLFSDKMENLIPARRGRRHVAVLLSALRARMPFTGRTDLQAALGALAPSLPPLSTVLIISDFASPPFIKALKALRGKHRVVLLSVADPHEQELPDLGLLSLEDIESGEQVIVDTSDPAVRQRFREASVGRTHDLAMAAGECMTPLIPLTAGDDLGEALIRARGWH, from the coding sequence ATGGAGACAGTCGCCGACCTGATCGCACGGGTGAGACCGGTGCCGCTGATGGCCCTCCTCGAGGCCGGCGGCACCTTTGCGGGCGGGCACCGCTCCCCCCTCATCGGACAGGGGATCGAGTTTGCCGGGATCAGGGCCTATGTCCCGGGCGACGACGTCCGCGCCATCGACTGGAAGGTCACCGCCCGTCGTGCGGATCCATATGTGAGGGTCTTCACCGAAGACCGGGAGATGAGCCTGTACATCGCCGTCGACTGCTCGGCCTCAGGAGGTTATGCCGGGGCCGGGCAGAAAGACCGGACGATCATCGACGCGGCCGCGGCCCTCGTCCTCGGCGCCGAGTCGTGCGGCGACCGGGTGGGGCTCTGCCTCTTCTCCGACAAGATGGAAAACCTCATCCCGGCACGCCGGGGACGGCGACATGTGGCCGTCCTCCTCTCCGCCCTGCGTGCGCGGATGCCCTTCACCGGCCGCACCGACCTCCAGGCCGCGCTTGGCGCCCTTGCCCCGTCCCTTCCCCCCCTGAGCACCGTCCTCATCATCTCAGACTTTGCCTCCCCTCCTTTCATAAAGGCCCTGAAGGCACTCAGGGGGAAGCACCGGGTGGTGCTCCTCAGCGTCGCCGATCCCCATGAACAGGAACTTCCCGACCTCGGCCTCCTCTCTCTCGAAGACATCGAGAGCGGGGAACAGGTAATCGTCGACACCTCAGACCCGGCCGTCAGGCAGCGTTTCCGTGAGGCCTCGGTCGGACGCACACACGACCTGGCCATGGCCGCCGGCGAGTGCATGACCCCGCTGATCCCACTCACGGCAGGGGACGACCTTGGTGAGGCGTTGATAAGAGCGCGGGGGTGGCACTGA
- a CDS encoding VWA domain-containing protein: MAGFSHPLWLLALLGLPALYLLYLRAEKTRKREALLFSGVSTAKEAIADTKPSRRPRILFLLTLLAIALLITGLAAPHLPLEGMHEGVSVVLAIDTSGSMAATDYPPDRLSSAKSAAEKLLDGLEREDYAGVVTFENGAMSAAYLSPDHDRVVGKLRAIKLKDGPTALGDGLALAVDMADAIPNRKKIVVLLSDGMNNAGIISPTQAAGFAVERGVQVYTVGLGSSGPVALGTAEDGSTHYARLDEKTLREVASTTGGIYFRSVDGDTLQEIYAALPDEIEREPEETDVAWAFFFTAILVLLAECWLRYGRGRILP; encoded by the coding sequence GTGGCAGGGTTTTCTCATCCCCTCTGGCTCCTCGCTCTCCTCGGCCTGCCGGCCCTGTACCTTCTCTACCTCAGGGCAGAGAAGACACGGAAGAGAGAGGCCCTCCTCTTCTCAGGAGTGTCCACCGCTAAGGAGGCGATCGCGGATACGAAACCCTCAAGGCGGCCTCGGATCCTCTTCCTCCTCACCCTCCTCGCGATCGCCCTCCTGATCACCGGCCTCGCCGCCCCCCACCTGCCACTGGAAGGGATGCATGAAGGGGTCTCAGTGGTGCTCGCGATCGATACCTCAGGAAGCATGGCAGCGACCGACTACCCACCAGACCGTCTCTCGTCTGCAAAGTCAGCCGCAGAAAAACTGCTCGACGGACTGGAGCGCGAGGACTACGCCGGCGTCGTTACCTTCGAGAACGGTGCGATGAGCGCCGCCTATCTCTCGCCAGACCACGACCGCGTCGTCGGAAAACTCAGGGCCATCAAACTCAAGGACGGCCCCACCGCCCTCGGCGACGGCCTCGCCCTCGCCGTGGACATGGCCGACGCCATCCCGAACCGGAAAAAGATCGTGGTCCTCCTCTCAGACGGGATGAACAACGCAGGCATCATCTCCCCGACGCAGGCCGCCGGGTTTGCCGTGGAGCGGGGCGTGCAGGTCTACACCGTCGGCCTCGGGTCCTCTGGGCCGGTTGCTCTCGGGACCGCAGAGGACGGCTCCACTCACTATGCCCGCCTCGACGAAAAGACACTCAGGGAAGTGGCGAGCACGACCGGCGGGATATATTTCAGGTCAGTCGACGGCGACACCCTCCAGGAGATCTATGCCGCCCTCCCTGACGAGATCGAGCGGGAACCCGAGGAGACCGATGTCGCCTGGGCCTTCTTCTTTACAGCCATCCTCGTTCTCCTTGCTGAATGCTGGCTGCGATATGGAAGGGGGAGGATCCTCCCATGA